A region from the Dehalococcoidales bacterium genome encodes:
- the rpsQ gene encoding 30S ribosomal protein S17, whose protein sequence is MQTNKKVRIGHVVGTKMEKTAVVAIETFKRHPLYGKSIRKVVKYKAHDENSECKLGDKVKIIETRPLSKDKRWRVAEIIARKEVAEVKPQEII, encoded by the coding sequence ATGCAAACTAATAAAAAAGTCAGAATTGGCCATGTTGTAGGCACTAAAATGGAAAAAACCGCGGTTGTTGCCATCGAAACTTTTAAGCGACATCCGTTATACGGGAAATCCATCAGGAAAGTTGTTAAGTATAAAGCCCACGATGAAAACAGTGAGTGCAAATTGGGCGACAAAGTAAAAATAATCGAAACCCGTCCTCTTTCCAAGGATAAGAGGTGGAGGGTTGCGGAAATAATTGCCAGAAAAGAAGTGGCTGAGGTCAAGCCTCAGGAAATAATCTAA
- the secY gene encoding preprotein translocase subunit SecY → MAKPRLLQAAIDAFRLPDLRRRLLITFGILVVFRLVAHVPLPGVDSSALKALFENNALLGMMDLFSGGAMKNFSVAAMGVYPYITASIIMTVMTPVIPKLQAISQEGETGKNKISRITHWLTVPLAGLAGYGQLIVLQNAGAVAVATPLLTVAMIMTMIAGTMFLVWLGEQITEYGLGNGISIIIFAGIVAGLPEMAGDSILAIQQGQIAGVIAFFVVGLAMTFLIVIFTEAHRRIPVQYAKSVFKSGRMYRQSGASHIPLRVNTAGMIPLIFAMALVMFPGIIASYFQDVEAHNFWYWVVQIFSPDTALPLGIIYWAFYFVLVFGFAFFYTMVIFQQQDLPGVLQRQGGFVPGIRPGKQTATYLTGVIERITWGGALFLAVVAIMPFIVSTVSNATTMVLSSFGMLIVVGVVLDTMKQMEAQLSMRRYEGFLK, encoded by the coding sequence ATGGCTAAACCCAGGCTTCTACAGGCAGCAATTGATGCTTTCAGGCTGCCCGATTTGAGGCGGCGGCTTCTGATAACCTTCGGAATACTGGTGGTATTCCGATTGGTTGCTCATGTTCCTTTGCCGGGTGTGGATTCGTCTGCCCTTAAAGCGTTATTTGAAAATAACGCCCTTTTGGGAATGATGGATCTCTTCAGCGGCGGGGCGATGAAAAACTTTAGTGTTGCCGCTATGGGTGTTTATCCTTATATTACGGCTTCGATTATTATGACCGTAATGACTCCGGTAATCCCTAAATTACAGGCGATTTCTCAAGAAGGGGAAACCGGTAAAAACAAAATAAGTCGTATAACTCATTGGTTAACGGTTCCGTTAGCCGGTTTGGCCGGTTACGGACAACTTATTGTTCTGCAGAATGCGGGTGCGGTAGCTGTCGCTACACCGCTTTTGACTGTGGCTATGATTATGACAATGATTGCCGGAACAATGTTTTTGGTCTGGTTGGGTGAGCAAATTACGGAATACGGGCTTGGTAACGGTATTTCGATTATCATCTTTGCCGGTATTGTTGCCGGGTTACCGGAAATGGCCGGAGATTCCATTCTTGCTATCCAACAAGGACAGATTGCCGGGGTGATTGCGTTCTTTGTAGTCGGGTTAGCGATGACTTTCTTAATAGTTATCTTTACGGAAGCCCACAGACGGATTCCGGTCCAATATGCTAAAAGTGTTTTTAAGAGCGGGCGCATGTACCGACAATCGGGTGCCAGCCATATTCCGCTGAGGGTTAATACCGCCGGTATGATTCCCTTGATTTTTGCGATGGCTTTGGTAATGTTCCCGGGTATTATCGCCAGCTATTTCCAGGATGTGGAGGCGCATAATTTCTGGTATTGGGTTGTCCAGATATTCAGTCCGGATACAGCCTTACCGCTGGGGATTATCTATTGGGCGTTTTATTTCGTGCTGGTATTTGGTTTCGCATTCTTTTATACTATGGTTATATTCCAGCAACAGGACCTTCCCGGTGTTTTACAACGGCAGGGAGGTTTTGTACCGGGTATTCGACCCGGAAAGCAGACAGCGACCTATCTTACGGGTGTGATTGAACGCATTACGTGGGGAGGGGCGCTATTTTTGGCTGTTGTAGCGATAATGCCTTTCATTGTCAGCACGGTTAGCAATGCGACTACTATGGTTTTATCCAGTTTCGGAATGCTGATTGTTGTCGGTGTCGTGTTGGATACCATGAAGCAAATGGAAGCTCAGCTTTCAATGAGACGCTACGAGGGCTTTTTAAAATAA
- a CDS encoding type Z 30S ribosomal protein S14 — translation MAKKSKIAKSQRTPKFEVQRHNRCRLCGRPRAYIRTFGVCRICFRKLALSGQIPGVKKASW, via the coding sequence ATGGCAAAGAAATCTAAGATTGCAAAATCACAGCGCACTCCCAAATTCGAAGTGCAAAGACATAATCGCTGTCGTTTATGTGGCAGACCGCGCGCATATATCAGAACGTTTGGCGTATGCCGTATATGTTTTAGAAAATTAGCCCTGTCAGGGCAAATCCCGGGAGTAAAGAAAGCCAGCTGGTAG
- the rpsH gene encoding 30S ribosomal protein S8, producing the protein MSVTDPIADMLTRIRNAGMARHDSVSIPSSRMKLYIAKILKQEGFIADYEVVGGRMQRQIKVVLKYADRNQPMISGLKRVSKPGLRIYVQNSEIPRVFGGMGISIISTSKGVMTGKKAWHQGIGGELLCYVW; encoded by the coding sequence ATGTCTGTAACGGATCCAATCGCAGATATGTTAACACGAATTCGCAACGCCGGTATGGCGCGGCATGATTCGGTCTCTATACCATCCTCGAGGATGAAATTGTATATTGCAAAAATCCTTAAACAAGAAGGTTTTATTGCTGATTACGAGGTCGTTGGCGGTCGTATGCAGAGGCAGATTAAAGTTGTTTTAAAATATGCCGACAGAAACCAGCCGATGATTTCCGGTCTAAAGAGAGTCAGCAAGCCCGGATTAAGAATTTATGTACAAAACAGTGAAATCCCTCGAGTTTTCGGCGGTATGGGGATTTCAATTATTTCGACATCTAAGGGTGTTATGACCGGCAAGAAGGCTTGGCACCAAGGAATCGGCGGCGAGCTTTTATGCTACGTCTGGTAA
- the rplN gene encoding 50S ribosomal protein L14, producing the protein MIQTYTRLKVADNTGARQIMCINVPGGTGKRFATVGDVIVATVKKSIPDAQVKAGEVVRAVIVRCTCPYRRPDGSYIKFDENAAVILADESNPKGTRIFGPVARELRDKNYTKIISLAPEVL; encoded by the coding sequence ATGATTCAAACCTATACTAGGCTTAAAGTTGCAGATAACACCGGTGCCAGACAAATAATGTGTATTAATGTGCCGGGCGGAACGGGTAAGAGATTTGCCACTGTCGGTGATGTAATCGTCGCGACGGTCAAGAAATCAATTCCCGACGCTCAGGTAAAAGCTGGGGAAGTGGTAAGAGCGGTTATTGTACGCTGCACATGTCCCTACAGGCGTCCGGACGGTTCATATATAAAATTTGATGAGAATGCAGCAGTTATACTTGCTGATGAAAGTAATCCCAAAGGGACCAGAATCTTTGGCCCGGTTGCCCGGGAACTGAGAGATAAGAATTATACCAAGATTATCTCGCTGGCGCCCGAGGTATTGTAG
- the rplF gene encoding 50S ribosomal protein L6, which translates to MSRIGKLPIAVPAGVAVKIEDNKVNVTGPKGSLERLFDPGMNIGLDDGTLTVTRPSDDRRHRAMHGLTRTLLDNMVKGVSVGFEKKLEIVGVGYRAEMSGQTLVLRLGFSHPVEFTMPEGIAVVLDGQTKITVQGIDKEKVGQFAAEVRKVRPPDSYKGKGVRYAGEVVRLKAGKTGGSKKK; encoded by the coding sequence ATGTCTAGGATAGGAAAATTACCGATAGCCGTGCCTGCGGGCGTGGCAGTCAAAATAGAAGATAATAAAGTTAATGTAACCGGTCCGAAGGGCTCTTTGGAGCGCTTGTTTGATCCCGGGATGAATATTGGTTTAGACGATGGGACGCTCACTGTTACTCGCCCCAGCGATGACCGAAGACACCGTGCGATGCACGGCCTTACCAGGACTTTGCTTGATAATATGGTTAAAGGCGTTAGTGTCGGTTTCGAAAAGAAGCTGGAAATCGTTGGTGTTGGTTATCGTGCCGAAATGTCAGGACAAACATTGGTTTTGCGCCTTGGCTTTTCGCATCCCGTTGAGTTTACTATGCCCGAGGGCATAGCCGTTGTATTGGACGGACAAACCAAGATAACCGTGCAAGGGATTGATAAAGAGAAGGTTGGGCAATTCGCCGCAGAAGTGCGTAAGGTACGCCCGCCGGATAGTTATAAGGGCAAGGGTGTCAGATATGCCGGAGAGGTTGTACGCCTTAAGGCCGGTAAGACCGGAGGGAGTAAGAAAAAGTGA
- the rplE gene encoding 50S ribosomal protein L5, whose translation MAALKEKYKNEVVPGLMEKYGYANVLRVPRLEKVVINIGMGEAITNAKAMEAAERDLISICGQRPVVTRSKRSIAAFKLRAGMPVGLKVTLRGERMYDFLGKLMNVVLPRIREFNGVPRYGFDGFGNYTLGLKEQIYFPEISFEAVDKLRGLEITIVTKARSDEEGRQLLEMLGMPFMKEEE comes from the coding sequence ATGGCGGCTCTAAAAGAGAAGTATAAGAACGAAGTTGTTCCCGGATTGATGGAAAAATACGGGTATGCCAACGTTTTGCGCGTACCGCGCCTTGAAAAAGTGGTTATCAATATTGGTATGGGTGAAGCTATTACCAATGCCAAAGCGATGGAGGCTGCCGAGAGAGATTTGATATCTATCTGCGGGCAACGTCCGGTGGTTACCCGTTCGAAAAGGTCTATTGCTGCTTTCAAATTGAGGGCAGGGATGCCGGTAGGCTTAAAAGTAACTCTGCGCGGTGAAAGGATGTACGACTTCCTCGGTAAACTGATGAATGTTGTTTTGCCGCGTATCAGGGAATTCAACGGTGTTCCGCGCTACGGTTTTGACGGCTTCGGGAATTATACGTTGGGGTTAAAAGAACAAATCTATTTCCCCGAGATAAGTTTTGAGGCTGTTGATAAGCTGAGGGGTTTGGAAATTACAATTGTAACCAAAGCCAGATCGGATGAAGAAGGCCGTCAGCTTTTGGAAATGTTGGGGATGCCCTTTATGAAAGAGGAAGAATAA
- the rpmC gene encoding 50S ribosomal protein L29, whose amino-acid sequence MKANELRALGDEELKKRLDEAHKKFFNLRFQAATRQLKNHREPPMAKKEIALLKTIIRERELGIR is encoded by the coding sequence TTGAAAGCTAATGAATTACGCGCCCTCGGAGACGAGGAGTTAAAAAAGAGATTAGACGAGGCCCATAAAAAGTTCTTTAATCTGCGTTTCCAGGCTGCCACCAGGCAGTTGAAGAATCATCGCGAGCCGCCGATGGCCAAGAAAGAGATCGCTCTTTTAAAAACTATTATACGCGAAAGAGAACTGGGAATAAGGTAG
- a CDS encoding adenylate kinase, producing MYIIFLGAPGAGKGTQAIEVAKEFGLVSIATGDLFRQAVEREDELGKKVREYMEKGVLVPNEITVQMVLGKLSAIENQNGVILDGFPRNLIQAEALDEAFKKENKNIDSVVYIKVEEGELVRRLSGRWVCRCCQLPYRISGTLTEEHKKCSSCDGELYQRPDDNLETIKNRLRVYFTETAPLIEYYRKSDRLIEVDGEGEVEEITQRIVAALRNRA from the coding sequence ATGTATATTATATTCCTTGGGGCTCCGGGAGCGGGAAAAGGCACTCAAGCGATTGAAGTTGCAAAGGAATTCGGTTTGGTGTCGATTGCTACCGGAGACTTATTCCGCCAGGCAGTAGAGCGTGAAGACGAGCTTGGGAAAAAAGTTCGTGAATATATGGAAAAGGGAGTTTTGGTTCCCAATGAAATAACGGTGCAGATGGTTTTAGGTAAACTGTCGGCGATTGAGAATCAAAACGGTGTGATTTTGGATGGGTTCCCCAGGAACCTGATACAAGCGGAAGCGCTTGATGAGGCTTTTAAAAAAGAAAATAAGAACATTGACAGTGTTGTGTATATTAAAGTTGAAGAAGGCGAACTGGTTCGGCGCTTAAGCGGGCGCTGGGTTTGCCGTTGTTGCCAGTTACCGTACCGCATTAGCGGAACGCTAACCGAGGAACATAAAAAGTGTTCCAGCTGCGACGGTGAACTTTACCAGAGGCCGGATGATAATTTGGAAACGATTAAAAATCGTTTAAGGGTCTATTTTACGGAAACCGCTCCTTTGATTGAATACTATCGAAAGAGCGATAGATTGATCGAAGTGGACGGAGAAGGTGAAGTCGAGGAGATAACCCAAAGGATTGTTGCCGCTCTTCGAAACAGAGCCTAA
- the rplO gene encoding 50S ribosomal protein L15, translated as MRQELLSPAPGSKKDSKRVGRGNGSGRGTYSGRGCKGQKARAGRGKLRVGFEGGQLPLIKRLPRKRGFTNIFKTEYEIINLSRLDVFEAGSEVTVVELINAGVIKNNNKPIKVLSDGDLNKPLNVKADKFSAAAKAKIEAAGGTATEVANG; from the coding sequence GTGAGGCAGGAATTATTAAGCCCGGCACCGGGTTCAAAGAAGGATAGCAAGCGTGTCGGCCGTGGAAACGGCAGCGGGCGCGGCACATATTCCGGCAGGGGATGCAAGGGACAAAAAGCACGTGCCGGCAGGGGTAAATTAAGAGTAGGATTTGAGGGCGGACAGCTGCCTTTGATTAAGCGTCTTCCGCGCAAGCGCGGCTTTACCAATATTTTTAAGACGGAATATGAAATAATCAACTTAAGCAGGCTGGATGTTTTCGAGGCCGGCAGTGAAGTTACGGTTGTTGAACTGATTAACGCCGGTGTTATAAAAAATAATAATAAACCGATTAAAGTACTTTCAGACGGCGATTTAAATAAACCGTTGAACGTTAAAGCCGATAAGTTTTCGGCGGCAGCCAAGGCCAAGATAGAAGCTGCCGGAGGCACGGCAACAGAGGTGGCTAATGGCTAA
- the rplP gene encoding 50S ribosomal protein L16 — translation MLQPKRVKYRKSHKGHRRGRAHAGTTVLLGDFGLQALEPAWITARQIEAARRAMVRYIRRGGKVWIRIFPDHPVTSKPAETRQGGGKGAPDHWVAIVRPGRIMFELGGVPEHIAKEAMRLAAFKLPMRSKFLVRDTGAEAAVDSEQKELDQVES, via the coding sequence ATGTTACAACCAAAACGGGTAAAATACCGTAAAAGTCATAAAGGACACCGTCGCGGCAGAGCTCACGCCGGGACGACGGTTTTATTGGGAGATTTTGGCCTGCAGGCACTTGAGCCGGCTTGGATAACCGCCAGGCAAATTGAAGCCGCCAGGCGTGCGATGGTCAGGTATATTCGTCGCGGAGGTAAGGTGTGGATTCGGATTTTCCCCGATCACCCCGTTACTTCCAAACCGGCTGAAACCAGACAGGGCGGCGGTAAAGGCGCTCCGGATCACTGGGTGGCTATTGTTAGGCCCGGCAGAATAATGTTTGAATTGGGTGGGGTCCCTGAACATATTGCCAAAGAGGCCATGCGACTTGCGGCTTTTAAATTGCCGATGCGATCTAAGTTTTTAGTTAGAGACACCGGTGCCGAAGCTGCCGTCGATTCCGAACAAAAGGAGTTAGATCAAGTTGAAAGCTAA
- the rplR gene encoding 50S ribosomal protein L18, with amino-acid sequence MSKNTARAGRYRRHARVRAKISGTAERPRLCVYRSLQNIYAQVIDDTKGHTLVSASTLDPEVVKELEGKKKSDQAEMVGLLVAKRALEAGVTQVVFDRGGYKYHGRVKTLADGARKGGIKF; translated from the coding sequence GTGAGCAAAAATACAGCTAGAGCTGGACGTTATAGAAGGCATGCCAGAGTTCGTGCCAAGATTAGCGGTACTGCCGAGAGACCTCGTTTGTGTGTTTATCGCAGCCTGCAAAATATTTATGCGCAGGTTATCGATGACACTAAAGGGCACACTCTCGTTTCCGCTTCAACTTTGGATCCTGAAGTTGTCAAAGAGTTAGAAGGAAAGAAAAAATCTGATCAGGCTGAAATGGTCGGACTTTTAGTAGCTAAGCGGGCTTTGGAAGCCGGTGTAACGCAGGTAGTGTTTGATCGCGGCGGCTACAAATATCATGGCAGAGTAAAAACTCTGGCTGATGGAGCTCGTAAGGGCGGAATAAAATTCTAA
- the rpsE gene encoding 30S ribosomal protein S5, whose amino-acid sequence MKNKIDPSGLVLNDKLIYLNRVSKVVKGGKRLSFSALVVAGDGNGHVGIGTGKSAEVPDAINKASAVAKKNLVKVQLAGSTIPYEMVVEYGAAKVLLKPASPGTGIIAGGSVRAVVEAAGIKDILTKSMGSANKTNVAKATILGLSQLKDPKVHIARRKGIISDMVETEEAADV is encoded by the coding sequence ATAAAAAATAAGATAGACCCATCGGGATTAGTGTTAAACGATAAACTGATTTACCTCAACCGTGTTTCAAAGGTTGTTAAAGGCGGTAAGCGCCTTAGTTTCAGCGCTTTGGTGGTAGCCGGTGACGGAAACGGTCATGTCGGTATCGGGACCGGTAAATCTGCCGAAGTCCCCGATGCAATTAACAAAGCCAGTGCCGTTGCCAAAAAGAATTTGGTAAAGGTTCAGTTGGCGGGTTCCACTATTCCGTATGAAATGGTTGTTGAGTACGGGGCGGCAAAGGTTCTTTTGAAACCGGCCTCTCCCGGTACCGGTATTATTGCCGGCGGTAGTGTCAGAGCGGTGGTTGAGGCCGCCGGGATTAAGGATATCCTTACCAAATCCATGGGAAGTGCCAACAAGACTAATGTCGCCAAGGCAACTATCCTTGGGCTCAGCCAGCTCAAGGACCCTAAAGTACATATCGCAAGGCGCAAAGGGATAATCAGTGATATGGTAGAAACCGAGGAGGCCGCAGATGTCTAA
- the rpmD gene encoding 50S ribosomal protein L30, with product MSKLRVTLIKSGIGYAEDQKRTLTALGFKRLNQSVVLEDSSAARGMIQKVRHLVKVEEVN from the coding sequence ATGTCTAAATTGCGTGTTACGCTGATAAAAAGCGGCATCGGTTATGCCGAGGACCAGAAAAGAACCCTGACTGCTTTGGGTTTTAAACGATTAAATCAGAGTGTTGTGCTTGAAGATTCCTCTGCCGCAAGAGGCATGATTCAGAAAGTAAGGCATCTGGTTAAAGTGGAGGAAGTAAACTAG
- the rplX gene encoding 50S ribosomal protein L24 — MNIRKNDNVFVIAGKDKGKKGKVRFVFPKKGRVIVEGVNFIKRHARPTGQARQAGIIEREESIDVSNVMLLCGKCNKPVRVGYKETEDGKKVRYCRSCQEVID; from the coding sequence ATGAATATCAGAAAAAACGATAATGTTTTTGTGATTGCCGGGAAAGACAAGGGCAAAAAGGGAAAAGTCAGATTTGTCTTCCCCAAGAAAGGCCGCGTTATAGTGGAAGGTGTGAACTTCATTAAGAGACATGCCCGCCCGACCGGTCAGGCGAGACAAGCCGGAATTATTGAACGCGAAGAATCGATTGATGTTTCAAACGTGATGTTACTTTGCGGTAAATGCAACAAACCGGTGCGCGTTGGCTACAAAGAGACAGAGGATGGTAAGAAAGTGCGTTATTGCAGGTCTTGCCAGGAGGTGATTGATTAA